The Ictidomys tridecemlineatus isolate mIctTri1 chromosome 1, mIctTri1.hap1, whole genome shotgun sequence DNA window AAGTCAGtgtatgaaaccctgggatgaaagccctgggacgaagctttaacAAAATTCTCACAGCCAAACTTGGTTGGTTGgagaaaaatgggagaaaaatgttATATTATAATAATGTTATATTATAATATGGTAATTCTTTGATCTGAGgcttacaaataataacaaaaatgtaaaagtacTCTATATATCATGCTGTTTTAACCATGTTATCAATTTCTGACCACTAAAGGTAAAGGCAGGAAGAAGCTGCTAGAGCTAGAGATGGCAGGGCTGGAAGTTTCAGGAAGCCTCCTGTGCAACCCACTGTCCCCACACACTTCAGGCCTGAAGACGAGGAAAAGATCTGGTCAAAGTGACcagctcaaagtgaatcaagtcTACACTGTCTCAAGGGGAGCATCTCCGTCTATACTCCATCAAGGGGAGCAAGTCCCCATTTACATTGGCTTGAGGCAAGTGACTCCCCATGTACCCTGGCTCAAGTGGAGCGACTATATAATTAGTAGAGGGAGGCACTGTGGTCCCGGCCTTGGTTAGGATAGCTACTGGACTCTGGCTGTAGCCCTTAGGCctttctctaaaaaaacaaaacccacaattttttaaatctttgaaacaattttttattatacaatgttaaaaaaaaaggaaatgaaaataaatttctcccaAAGCATGGAAGAAAGGACAAAGAGCAGGACAGGGGGAAGGAAGTGTCCCAGGGAAAAGTCTATGTGTTCCACAGAGAAAAGTCTTAGGATGTGTCTtcgcaggtgggggcagaggagtcTTCTGGTGCATGCAGATGCGCTCCTGCCTGGATCTGGGTGGAGAAGCCTGAGCCCGTCAGCAGCCGCACAGCTTAGCATCTTCCTGCTGTCCATCAGTTCTGTCTGTCTGGGCTGGGCGTTTCCACGGGAACCACTCTCTTTCTGGAGAGTGGCCCACGGAAGCAGGGTATGCAGCATAGCTGCCTGAGGCATTTGGcaatcctcctcctcaccctcttccAACCCGGGATTCTGTCTGGGGCTTGCCTTCTGGAGGTCTCTTGGGAGGGTGAGGGGCTGGACACTGGGTcaggctgggaggctgggctgggaggcagTGTGTCCTTGAGGAAGCAGCGGAGAGTGATGGTGGGCATGCTGGCTCTTCtagcaggctgctgctgctgctcacagGGCAAGGGAAGGGCAGGCTCACTGGGAAACTTCTTGTGGCAGACCCAGGGAGGATCCTTAGGGCCTGGGTAATGCTTGGGCTTCACCTGGGCAGTGGAGGCCTCCCCTTGGGTGCTCTGGTGCTGGAGGATGCGGTAAGTGGCCATGGCATCATTGAATTTCCTTCTCACCACGGACACCCAGGTGTTATAGTGGTCATAACCCATGTTGATCATAGTTTTCAAGATTGTGAGGTCTGGGAGTTTGGGGAGTACCTCACAAGGAGAATTGGGTGGAGCGTCCTCACCCTGGGTCAGCCACGGGTGCCCCATTACCTGGTCTATGGTGGGCCTCTGCTTGGGGTCCACTTTGAGTATCTCACGGATGAGGCTCTTGGCTTCCTTGGAGACATGTGAAGGAATGATGTACCTTCCCAACCTGATGAGTTTCTTCAGCTTGCTATCGGTGCTTGCCTCAAAGGGCCAGATCCCTGTGAGCATTGAATAGAGGACCACACCCAAGCTCCAGATGTCTGCCGGGGGGCCCTCATATTCTTGATGACAGATAATTTCTGGGGGAACATAGAGGAGAGTGCCAAAGAATTTATTGAGCTTCTTTCCAGCTGTGACTCTGGTGCTCAGGCCAAAGTCAATGAGCTTCACATTGCGTTCGTCATCCACCATCACGTTCTCCGGCTTCAGGTCCAGGTGCACGATGCCCTTCTGGTGGCAGTACTGCACGGCCTGCCCGATCTGCCTAAACATTCTGCGGGCCTCCTCCTCGTCCATGCCAGTTGTTGGGATGAAATCCCAAAGCTCTCCCCCACCTGCGTGCTCCATGATGAGGTAGAGGTATTTCTTGGTCTCCATAACCTGAAAGAGGTGGATCACATTTGGGTGGTCCAATTCCGCCATCATCTCTGGTTCAGATAGCAAGGTGAATTTCGTGGCTCCTTTGGCCAAGACCTTCACTGCAACCTGTGTCCCAGTAAGAAGATGGCGGGCAAGTTTCAACTGGGCAAAGCCCCCTTCCCCAATGTCCTTCAGGACCATGTAATGGTCCGTGAAGGCAGGCTCAGAGCAAGAGCTCTGCTCCTGCAGCTCTACTCTGCTCTGACTACACTGATCTCTCATCCTAAACAGGAACAAGGATGCtagataaactaaaaaaaatataataaaccaaaacaaaaaactaaaacaaaaaaaccagaaaatgaaagcaaagaaaacaaaagggagaaaaaaaacccaaatcaaaaaacccAATATACAAAGACCACAACCAGCCACCAAtcaccaaccaccaaccaccaccaAACGCTCTAACTATCTGGGAGTCCGACAGgtcaccaccaagagcttcctgtACTTATGGACAAAAAACCCAGCCACGGCCACTCTCTTATATACCCGCAGGTTGAGATCGCCTCACAGTGGCTCCTTGTGAGATCAGAGCCAGAAATCACTCAGGCACACCCAGGCATAACCCCCAGGGGTCATCTCACTTTTGGGCCTCCAGGAGCTTTCCAACTTTCATAATAACTTTCCAACTTTCATAATAGAACAAGAAAGGACCCTGGAAGGTCTTTTGCTTCAGTGCGTTTTGGAGACTGATATTTACtgatttacaatttaaaatttgtacAATATTCAgtggtcttttcattttgagtctgAAAATCTGTAATCACTTTGTGGCTTTGAATGGCCTCATTCTATCTATGCTCTAGATTTCTGCTTTTTATTGCTCTGGACTGAGCatctttcctccactgggcccttaCTCCATGATGGACTACCTGTCCTTGGGCAGAGCAATGGAGTGAGCCATCTAGAAACAGAGACCTCTGGAACTGTTAGCCCCACAGAATCttctcctcctccaagttgttcttgttggatattttggtcaaaGAGACAAGAGAGATAATTAAAATACAGCCATACATCACTGCACAGCTTGATAAAtgaaatattgtgtgtgtgtgtgtgtgtgtgtgtatgtgtgtgtgtgtccacactTGTGCAGTTCTGGGAAGTGAACCAGGTTCTTGCACATACTGGAGAAGCCCTTGTAATGTGCACATCCCATCCTTGGGGTTGGGGCTTTCTGGCCTAACCAGCTCTCAATCCTGTTACATTGAGGCTGAACTGAATACAGGAATTTGGAAGGATACCTACATTCAAACCAGAGCACATGATAAACCAGAACCCATGGAATTGAACCCCACTAGATGTTTCCTATGTGACGGGAGTCCTTCATGTTGCACTGAAGGACTAATATTAGATAGGAACTCACATCTTGATGGAGACAGAAAGAAACCTGGTAAATAAATTTGtgacaattattaaaaaaagatagtgctattttttgttttctacaagACATAAAGAATATGAAAGCACCCCAGTTTTCTTCTATAGTATCAAATAAGTAGCCTATATAACACTGTAACATGAATGAATGAGGGAGAGGTGTAGAAGAGGTACAGAAGCCTCATCTGTGTACTACTGAAGTCATGTTGCTCTAGATTCACACCAGAGTGGCATCTCTTTCTCATGTTAAATGGAACCCCCATGGGAAACACAAGAAAGTCCTTGTAGAGCATACCCAACATGAAAGGTTAGCGAATTGAAATGCTTAACCACTATCATGAACTAAATAGGAGGAAAGATAATCAAATCAAGAAGCAAAGCATATTAAATAAAAGCTTGTGAtgttcttcttataaggacacaagTTATGCTGACCCAAGGGTTCATCCTTTTGTCCTTATAAGGACAAAAGCCACAGCAAACCAAAGGCCTAGTCCTGATCTCCTTATAAGGACACATGCCATTCTAAACCAGGGCCCCTCCATGATCTCCTTATAAGGGCACAAGTCAAGGTGATCCAGGGCCCCACCCAGATCTCCTTAAAAGGGCGCAAACCAAGCTGAACCAAGACCCCACCCTGAACTCCATTTATGACAAAAACCATCtcttggaagaaatgaaaaacaataaccaaaaccatcagtgggaagtgcctctataaagacagagggtgggggaaaAGCTAAtcttggagaaacaaactaaaagaagataaataatcaaacatggctggaaggacaaaccatatatcaatagtaactctaaacgttaatggcttaaactctccaataaagcaacaaaagctggtaacatggattggaaaaacaaatccaacaatatgctgcctccaggaggcacatctgattggaaaagacatacacaggctgaaggtgaaaggttgggaaaaaatataccacatacacagtccttgtaagcaagcaggggtggccatcctcatatcgaataaaat harbors:
- the LOC144366120 gene encoding sperm motility kinase 4A-like, whose amino-acid sequence is MRDQCSQSRVELQEQSSCSEPAFTDHYMVLKDIGEGGFAQLKLARHLLTGTQVAVKVLAKGATKFTLLSEPEMMAELDHPNVIHLFQVMETKKYLYLIMEHAGGGELWDFIPTTGMDEEEARRMFRQIGQAVQYCHQKGIVHLDLKPENVMVDDERNVKLIDFGLSTRVTAGKKLNKFFGTLLYVPPEIICHQEYEGPPADIWSLGVVLYSMLTGIWPFEASTDSKLKKLIRLGRYIIPSHVSKEAKSLIREILKVDPKQRPTIDQVMGHPWLTQGEDAPPNSPCEVLPKLPDLTILKTMINMGYDHYNTWVSVVRRKFNDAMATYRILQHQSTQGEASTAQVKPKHYPGPKDPPWVCHKKFPSEPALPLPCEQQQQPARRASMPTITLRCFLKDTLPPSPASQPDPVSSPSPSQETSRRQAPDRIPGWKRVRRRIAKCLRQLCCIPCFRGPLSRKRVVPVETPSPDRQN